Genomic window (Candidatus Binatia bacterium):
CCGCCTGGTCGCGGCTCAGCGTGAGACCGGTGACGCGCTCGACGCCGTGCCGCTCGACGAGACGCCGCATCGTCGATCCCCAGCCGCAGCCGACGTCGAGCACGCTCGCCGCGCCGATCGCTCCCGACGCGCGCGCGTGGAAGTCGATCTTGCGCCCTTGCGCCGCCTCGAGGTCGTCGCCGTCCTCGAACATCGCGCACGAGTACGTGAGCTCGTCGCCGAGCCACAGCCGGTAGAACGCGGTGCCGACGTCGTAGTGGAACTCGATCGCGGCGCGGGAGGCGCCGGCGGTTGCGGCGAGCGTGTCGTCGAGCGTCGTCATGCGACGCGGGTCTAGTGCGTCGCGCGCGCGCCGACCATGGCAGGCGATACATAAGACGACGCGCGCAGCACCCGCGCGTCGAGTTTCGCGCGAGGCGCGGCGCGCACTATGATCCGCCGACGCGCGTGCAGGACGAAACGACGAGCACGACACGCACGCGCACGGAGGAGGTCGCGCGATGAACACGGTCCGGCTGCCGGAGCTCGGCATCTATCTGCTACCCGGTCACACCGACCGACCGCGCGACCTGCTCGACGAGGTGCGTGCGGCCGAAGCGCTCGGGCTCGGCTCCGCGTGGATCTCCGAGCGCTTCGACGTCAAGGAAGCAGGCGCGCTCGCCGGCGCCGCGGCCGCGGTGACCGAGCGGATCTGGATCGGCACCGGCGTCACCAACGTCGACACGCGCCACCCGCTCCTGCTCGCGAGCCTCGCGACCACCGTGAGCCGGCTCTCCGGCGGACGCTTCGCGCTCGGCATCGGCCGCGGCATCGCGGTGCGCTCGGCGATGCTCGGCCTGCCGGCGGTCACGAACCGCAAGCTCGCCGACTTCGCGTCGCTGATGCGCCGGCTGTGGAGCGGCGAGCACGTGGTCGGGCACGACTCGACGCTCGGCAAGTTCCCCTACCTGCACCAGGCGAGCTGGCTCCAGGAGCGAATTCCGATCTTGATGGCGGCGTTCGGCGAGAAGAGCCTCGAGTTCGCGGGCAGCGTGTTCGACGGCGTGATCCTGCACACCTTCATCACGGACGAAGCTCTCTCACGCGCGGTCGCGCTGATGCGCCGCGGCGCCGAGCGGGCGGGGCGGGATCCTTCCTCCGTGCGCGTGTGGTCCGTGCTCGCCGTCGCGTGCAACGCGTCCGAGGAGCGCATGCTGAAGCTGCTCACGGCGCGCATGGCGACCTACCTGCAAGCGCCCGGCTACGGCGAGCTGCTGGTCAACCTCAACCGCTGGGACCCGGCGGTGCTCGAGCGCTTCCGCGCGAGCGACGTCGTCAGGTCGATGCCGGGCGCGATCGACTCGGTCGCCACCACCGACCAGCTCCGGCAGATCCGCGACCTGATCCCGGCCGAGTGGCTCCCGGCCGCGGTGGGTGGTCCGGAGGAGTGCGCGCAGCGGATCGAGGACCAGTTCGCGGCCGGGGCGGACGGCGTGATCCTGCACGCGAGCCTGCCGCACGAGCTCGCGCCGGCGGTCGAGGCGTACGCGCGGCGTCGACCGGCGACGCGCGGGATCGACGGCACCGGTCGCCCGGCGTGAGGCGCGCCGGCTGAGCGGCCGCGGCGAGGAGCGGCCGCGCGAGAACCGCCGGGCGCCGACGGGGCGCCGCAGCAGACCGACCGACGGTGGGCGAGGCGAGCCGGTCCTGGTTCATCCGAACCAGCCCGACCGGTCGAGGGCGCACATTTCCGCTTCCCTTCCACCAAAATTCCTTGCTTCTTGCTGTGGTCGCGGCCTTGCTCGTCGCGCGAGTACCACGCCGTCCGGAACCGAAGGAGAACCCGCCCATGGCGCTCCGCCCTTGCTTACGATCGACGCCTCGTCGACAGGCCGCCGTCGTCCTGCTCGCCGCCGCAGCGCTCATCGGCGCGAGCCCGCGGGACGGCCTCGCCATCAAGTGGCCGAGCGGCTGCCCGGACTCGCGTCCGGCGCCGGTGCGCGCCGCGAGCCGGCTCTTCGTGTCGAGCCCGTTCGTCCACCCCGGGCACGAGATCGGCTTCTTCCTCGACGAGCGCCAGGCGCAGCGGCGCGGCTTCTCGGTCGAGCCCGACGGCAACACGGTGCAGATCGTCTTCCGCCCGCTCGGCGGCGGACGGCGCGTCGTGCTGCCGCCGTTCCCGGTCACCGCGGTGAGCCCGTCGACGCTCTACTTCGAGTTTCCGGACACGCGCGACGTCGTCGGCCGGATGCTCGTCGGGCCGATGCAGATCATCATCCGCAGCCCGCGCAAGGTGTGGCGCGCGCGCCAGCCGGTCGCGCTGCCGCCGGCGAACGACGTCCTGGAGGTCCTCGAGCGCGGTCAGGACGCGACCGTCCTCGCCGCCGTCGACCGCTCGCGCAGGCTCTGGATCCCGCTCGAGTTCTCGCGCTTCGGTCCGGGCATGCCGATGCCGACCTGCCCGGTCGACCTGACGCAGAAGATCGCCTTCGCCGTCACGCTGGTGCCCAACAAGGCGCAGCCCGACGACGTCCTGCCGCACGCGTCCTACACCAACCTGCGCAAGGCGAAGTTCTACTTCGGCGACTTCCTGCTGAACGGCATCAACGTCTACGGCGGCGACGCGAACGTGTCGTTCAACGTGCGCGAGCTCAATCGCGGCGCGGCGATCATCTGCGGCCTCAACGACGCGCTGAGCCTGGTCGCGATGGTGCCGCTCAAGGAGTCGGCGCTCGGGCCGCGCTCGCAGATCCTGCCGTACGTCGCCGACGGCTCGCCGCTGCCGCTGCGGCTCGCGAACGTCTCGGCCGAGCCGATGATCGCGGACGAGCTAGGCTCGATCACCCACGACAGCTTCGGCAACCAGTGCGCGGCGCCGCCGGAGCACGGCCACCACTGACGAGGCGACGCCGAGCAGCACGACCGTGGCGCAGGTCGGAAGGAACCATTCGCCGACGGCGACGTACGGGGTTGCGATCGCGGACGGCACGGCCGCACTGAGCGCGCGACCCGGCGGCGCGTCGAGCGCGCTCGCCCCGATCTCGCGGCCCAGCGGAT
Coding sequences:
- a CDS encoding TIGR03857 family LLM class F420-dependent oxidoreductase, with protein sequence MNTVRLPELGIYLLPGHTDRPRDLLDEVRAAEALGLGSAWISERFDVKEAGALAGAAAAVTERIWIGTGVTNVDTRHPLLLASLATTVSRLSGGRFALGIGRGIAVRSAMLGLPAVTNRKLADFASLMRRLWSGEHVVGHDSTLGKFPYLHQASWLQERIPILMAAFGEKSLEFAGSVFDGVILHTFITDEALSRAVALMRRGAERAGRDPSSVRVWSVLAVACNASEERMLKLLTARMATYLQAPGYGELLVNLNRWDPAVLERFRASDVVRSMPGAIDSVATTDQLRQIRDLIPAEWLPAAVGGPEECAQRIEDQFAAGADGVILHASLPHELAPAVEAYARRRPATRGIDGTGRPA